Proteins co-encoded in one Pseudarthrobacter chlorophenolicus A6 genomic window:
- a CDS encoding DUF6807 family protein: protein MISHSATAEPDSRPEDSAAAGTAVPRIALVGVHGFGERHLANLARLEEAGALELVAVADPNPPAPGRLKDTVAVFPDLNSLLAAQATAGARADVVILATPIQTHAPLATAALAAGLDVYVEKPPVASLAQFNEVLAAAESSGRLVQVGFQSLGSHALPAIRTLVESGGIGEVLGLSASGQWVRTKSYFKRSRWAGKRSLDGVDVVDGVATNALAHAVATALHMAGAHTLAHVASVETDLYRAHETESDDTSVIRVRTAHGTTLLCTLTLCAPEQVNPSVTVHGTRGEITFFYTEDEVVISTPDGERREKCGRTDLLENLLEARSTGAPLLAAVADTGAFTSVLEAIRTSPTPEPIDPAHITWEGEGDDAHPVVHGIVELFDRAAKAQATFAELGVPWARQLPPVRTLTVDGHPVADYQDGSHIRAVSSPRPYLHPVRTLSGTVVTDHQPLDHVWHLGAGVALQDVDGVNFWGGRTYTREAGQYVWRPDHGSIAVTSTDAEETAAVTGGAEGRLEERLSWNGPDGGPVLVEERRWSWTGVSASAWRLSLEFALSPAGDQPVSLGSPGSNGRFEGGYGGFFWRLPECGGAKVWSPAGTGEAEVHGTVSRWLAWTGTFGAGTDRTGDATLVFVAPESSTDPWFVRVDGYPGVGQSLAWDTPAIAEPGSPVRRSISVLVADGSLDTTDIEALITQQGDLS from the coding sequence ATGATTTCGCACTCCGCCACCGCGGAACCGGACAGCCGCCCCGAGGACAGCGCCGCCGCCGGCACTGCAGTACCCCGCATCGCCCTGGTGGGCGTCCATGGCTTCGGCGAACGCCACCTTGCCAACCTGGCCCGGCTGGAAGAGGCAGGGGCCCTGGAGCTCGTGGCCGTCGCCGATCCCAACCCGCCGGCGCCCGGCCGGCTCAAGGACACGGTGGCCGTCTTCCCCGATCTCAACAGCCTTCTGGCAGCGCAGGCAACTGCCGGGGCCCGTGCGGACGTCGTCATCCTCGCCACCCCCATCCAGACCCACGCGCCCTTGGCCACAGCCGCCCTGGCTGCCGGGCTGGACGTGTACGTGGAGAAGCCCCCTGTGGCGTCCCTGGCCCAGTTCAACGAGGTCCTGGCCGCTGCGGAGTCGTCAGGCCGGCTGGTCCAGGTGGGCTTCCAGAGCCTGGGTTCGCATGCCCTCCCGGCCATCCGCACCCTCGTGGAGTCCGGCGGCATCGGCGAAGTGCTAGGCCTGAGCGCCAGCGGCCAGTGGGTGCGGACCAAGTCCTACTTCAAGCGGTCCCGGTGGGCCGGCAAGCGCAGCCTGGACGGCGTCGACGTGGTGGACGGCGTAGCCACCAACGCGCTGGCCCACGCCGTAGCCACCGCCCTGCACATGGCCGGGGCGCACACGCTGGCCCATGTCGCTTCCGTGGAAACAGACCTCTACCGCGCGCACGAAACCGAAAGCGACGATACGTCGGTGATCCGCGTCCGGACCGCCCACGGCACCACGTTGCTGTGCACCCTTACCCTATGCGCGCCTGAACAGGTAAACCCGTCCGTCACCGTCCACGGCACCCGCGGCGAGATCACCTTCTTCTACACGGAGGACGAGGTAGTGATCAGCACGCCGGACGGCGAGCGCCGGGAGAAGTGCGGCCGCACCGATCTGCTGGAAAATCTGCTCGAAGCCCGCTCCACCGGAGCCCCGCTCCTGGCCGCGGTGGCGGACACGGGCGCCTTCACTTCGGTCCTCGAAGCCATCCGCACGTCACCAACGCCGGAGCCGATTGATCCCGCGCACATTACCTGGGAGGGCGAAGGCGACGATGCCCACCCCGTGGTGCACGGCATCGTGGAACTGTTCGACCGCGCCGCCAAGGCGCAGGCCACCTTCGCCGAACTCGGCGTTCCCTGGGCGCGGCAGCTTCCGCCCGTCCGGACCCTGACCGTGGACGGGCACCCCGTGGCGGACTACCAGGACGGCAGCCACATCCGCGCCGTCTCCTCGCCGCGACCCTACCTGCACCCCGTCCGCACCCTGTCCGGGACTGTAGTCACGGACCACCAGCCGCTGGACCACGTGTGGCACCTCGGCGCCGGCGTGGCACTCCAGGATGTGGACGGCGTGAATTTCTGGGGCGGCCGCACCTACACCCGGGAGGCCGGGCAGTACGTCTGGCGGCCAGACCACGGCAGCATCGCCGTCACCAGCACGGATGCGGAGGAAACGGCCGCGGTTACCGGGGGCGCCGAAGGCCGGCTTGAGGAACGCCTGAGCTGGAACGGGCCCGACGGCGGCCCGGTCCTCGTGGAGGAACGCCGCTGGAGCTGGACAGGAGTCAGCGCCTCGGCCTGGCGCCTGTCCCTTGAGTTCGCACTCTCCCCCGCCGGAGACCAGCCGGTCAGCCTGGGCAGCCCGGGGTCCAACGGCCGCTTCGAGGGTGGCTACGGCGGATTCTTCTGGCGGCTGCCGGAATGCGGTGGCGCAAAGGTCTGGTCACCTGCCGGAACCGGTGAAGCAGAGGTCCACGGCACGGTCTCCAGGTGGCTTGCCTGGACTGGAACTTTCGGTGCCGGAACAGACCGGACCGGCGACGCCACCCTCGTGTTCGTTGCCCCGGAATCCTCCACCGATCCTTGGTTTGTCCGGGTGGACGGCTACCCGGGAGTGGGCCAGTCCCTCGCCTGGGATACGCCTGCTATTGCAGAACCCGGCAGCCCCGTGCGCCGGAGCATTTCCGTCCTGGTGGCCGACGGCTCCCTGGACACAACCGACATCGAAGCACTGATCACACAACAGGGGGACCTCTCATGA